One segment of Clavelina lepadiformis chromosome 2, kaClaLepa1.1, whole genome shotgun sequence DNA contains the following:
- the LOC143445415 gene encoding tuberin-like yields MSTMAESKDSHSNRKSWFKILGLGSSKNQSPNVSESQTTNILTEDFWVALSTSSSLESRVNKLHQFGNLLETKQLERRDIEKIWVETKDLLKASIPPNVRKTYFEFLRRLITCQYRQLGMLVPMFYHELKMHSYMAEEDIANHMLIVNALTDHGKNIYMLEQEIGPHLVQWMDQLGGDEVYLSLLLNIIKFNSSHLGREIVKGIVQHLCDHANSPSSIKELQSLLKVLDAIICYNSLPQECLQGVIFTMCRAVSLKEMCDQSWKLMRNLLGTHLGHSCIGIMCQILESEPYEDFSVSRSAVFFIGMGLWGSKCVTSLMYKPQSILPSFQYSLKSRNAVVGFEIALTCQRLVKKFGHDLHVSAWDNILIIIPMLLEICVDGTHKLQKLVSKTTHDLLTLIEQLYETQAFNGSVEKLFEITSSCLKDRPTESILLLLTHQSQSIRPGRENWITGLNSLMEKYYKASMDTAIRLNTLEILSTIVLNNMDVYEKDLLDVIVLPLLQNVSLESESAVLDNAIEFLLQVSLKCKTSRCIHLLQLLKSFVQLRFNFDSLNAFSAVECALQGIVKVFLVKLHSPHSSHAIEAYHWLIDFLDHYYENDNLLKQPATLWSVRKEVLAALFQIRANSKLLVRLSNSSVMSSVTCFNAEASLENDFLSKLPQVRPSSGNLMSVYLPFCDAFSCFVQCLEKERYWPVLEVTLNGLFTLLDNRILILSVGADALDHLAEALTGLISNATRMSTLICAPKGFKRSDLQASTLYPLTVLTSFHEYLHISRQRQILRCLESGFTTRCAKQCICAISLCMIGMTSDALVRVLPSILLHLSQMSATTHLAPAVLELLSSLSQLPTLYANFVEDQYMSVFAIALQHANPAKYSLYIVSLAHHVISMWFVKCRLSFRPDFIQYIARNLQNVNRTKSSDSLQHSLIESCIDVMARYAFSDSMPVAKQPTQMKCFAVNGQSATWLFGNRIITIKTGRCNDHSTIPNQLPQIGDFPPLTNNSSIASDPASNDANDRKMSIEAPAKLQTTMNSNVVSMRHRHRSSGAVLKRSSGIEFPVSVKEPIVDSIPEQNITADRESALTPTKVGTSWAEINIRRPSGNTSFLLFGHQLNLVSSLAESDISDVAAVSTFPASASDLQVSQQEKINGLPALSKSLAKDGDSDDSTKQGSPLTRNRSHTVSSSQDYVQGAAARARAKSRGVASPKSRGRLSGPVASPMNDQSNRNDANLTPGFVFLQMFQTAMVPESLQRPLLLPNTATIDRAVHVLDMIPPYDTWGTGVVYVRPGQGEVGRDILCNQHGSKRYQQFLDSLGCLVSLPDCDMSHTYLGGLDQGGDDGQFTYVWQENIMQMVFHIATLMPNHENEDSSKVRHIGNDYVTVVYDDNDSPQYVPGSIYQGQFLSVEIIITPLDLGFNSVRVVYHKEEIKDMMQIREKRTVSDERLGLLVRQLSLHANMAASAYLHQKKPEYFISKPLSRLKQIKRIRSRAIQELACKNESSAARYSSLDESSAYPLEEFSDYV; encoded by the exons ATGTCAACTATGGCTGAAAGTAAAGACTCTCATTCAAATCGTAAAAGTTGGTTTAAAATACTAGGACTAGGATCAAGCAAAAATCAAAGCCCTAATGTCAGCGAATCACAGACCACTAACATCCTTACTGAGGATTTTTGGGTAGCTCTTTCTACCAGCTCTTCGCTAGAATCGAGGGTAAACAAGCTTCATCAGTTTGGAAATCTACTTGAAACAAAGCAACTGGAACGTAGAGACATCGAAAAAATTTGGGTGGAAACTAAGGACTTATTAAAAGCAAGCATTCCACCAAATGTTCGGAAAACATACTTTGAATTCTTAAGGCGCCTAATAACCTGCCAATACCGGCAATTAGGAATGCTTGTTCCAATGTTTTATcatgaattgaaaatgcaTTCGTACATGGCAGAAGAAGACATTGCAAACCACATGTTGATAGTTAACGCTCTTACCGATCACGGCAAAAATATCTACATGTTGGAGCAAGAG ATTGGACCACATTTAGTTCAGTGGATGGACCAATTGGGTGGCGACGAAGTATATTTGTCTCTTCTGTTAAACATAATTAAGTTTAATTCAAGCCATCTTGGTCGTGAGATAGTTAAAGGTATTGTGCAGCATCTTTGTGACCATGCCAATTCGCCTTCATCAATCAAGGAATTGCAGTCCCTTTTGAAG GTGCTTGATGCAATTATCTGCTATAATTCCCTACCGCAAGAATGTCTGCAAGGTGTTATATTCACTATGTGCAGAGCTGTCAGTCTCAAAGAGATGTGTGACCAAAGCTGGAAGCTTATGAGGAACCTTTTAGGAACTCACTTGGGCCACAGCTGCATCGGTATTATGTGTCAAATCCTGGAAAGTGAACCGTATGAAGATTTTTCCGTGTCACGTAGTGCAGTGTTTTTCATCGGGATGGGTCTTTGGGGTTCCAAATGCGTTACGTCACTGATGTACAAACCACAGTCAATTTTACCATCGTTTCAGTATTCTCTTAAAAGCAGAAATGCAGTCGTAGGATTTGAAATTGCTTTGACCTGTCAAAGGCttgtgaaaaagtttggtcATGATCTCCACGTGTCTGCCTGGgacaatattttaataattattcCAATGCTTTTAGAAATTTGTGTCGATGGAACCcataaattgcaaaagttagtCAGTAAAACGACTCATGATCTTCTGACATTAATTGAACAACTCTACGAAACGCAGGCATTTAATGGttctgttgaaaaactttttgaaatcaCCAGCAGTTGTCTCAAAGACAGACCAACCGAATCAATTCTGTTACTGCTCACCCACCAGTCCCAGTCTATAAGGCCTGGTAGAGAGAATTGGATCACAGGATTAAATTCTTTGATGGAAAAATACTACAAAGCAAGTATGGACACAGCCATAAGACTGAACACGCTTGAGATTTTATCCACCATTGTACTGAACAACATGGATGTTTATGAAAAAGACCTACTGGACGTTATTGTTCTGCCATTGCTACAGAATGTTTCATTAGAAAGTGAAAGTGCTGTCCTTGACAATGCCAttgaatttttgttacaagttagtttaaaatgcaaaacaagTCGTTGTATTCATTTACTTCAACTGCTGAAGTCATTTGTGCAATTGCGTTTCAATTTTGACAGTTTAAATGCCTTCTCTGCGGTAGAATGTGCACTCCAGGGCATTGTGAAAGTGTTTTTAGTGAAGCTACACAGTCCGCACTCATCTCATGCTATAGAGGCTTATCACTGGTTAATTGATTTTCTTGACCATTATTACGAAAATGATAACTTGCTGAAACAACCAGCGACACTGTGGAGTGTACGCAAGGAAGTCTTGGCAGCACTGTTTCAAATTCGTGCAAATTCAAAGCTGCTGGTCAGACTCAGTAATTCAAGTGTGATGAGCTCTGTTACTTGTTTTAACGCTGAAGCCAGTCTTGAGAACGATTTTCTGAGCAAATTACCTCAAGTTAGGCCAAGTTCTGGCAACCTTATGTCAGTTTATCTCCCGTTTTGTGATGCGTTTTCGTGCTTTGTGCAATGTCTTGAGAAAGAAAGATACTGGCCTGTTCTGGAAGTGACCTTAAATGGCCTGTTCACCCTGCTTGATAACAGAATTCTCATTTTAAGTGTTGGAGCAGATGCACTGGACCATTTAGCTGAAGCATTAACTGGTCTCATATCAAATGCTACCAGGATGTCAACGCTTATTTGTGCCCCTAAAGGTTTCAAAAGATCCGATTTACAAGCAAGTACTCTTTATCCTCTCACTGTTTTAACTTCGTTTCATGAATACCTGCACATTTCAAGACAGCGTCAGATACTACGTTGCTTGGAGTCGGGCTTTACCACAAGATGTGCTAAGCAGTGTATATGTGCTATATCCTTGTGTATGATTGGAATGACTTCTGATGCATTGGTCCGTGTTCTTCCCTCTATTTTGCTGCATCTATCACAGATGTCGGCCACTACTCACTTGGCACCAGCTGTCCTGGAATTACTCTCCTCATTGTCACAACTGCCAACTTTGTATGCGAATTTCGTGGAAGACCAATACATGAGTGTATTTGCCATTGCCTTGCAACATGCAAATCCTGCCAAATATTCACTTTACATTGTGTCACTCGCGCACCATGTTATCAGTATGTGGTTCGTGAAATGCAGGCTTAGCTTTCGGCCAGACTTCATTCAATATATTGctcgaaatttacaaaatgtcaatCGTACGAAATCCAGTGACTCCCTTCAGCACAGTCTCATTGAATCCTGCATTGATGTGATGGCACGTTATGCTTTTTCTGATAGTATGCCTGTGGCCAAACAACCCACACAAATGAAGTGTTTTGCTGTGAATGGTCAGAGTGCCACTTGGCTATTTGGCAATCGCATTATCACCATCAAGACCGGTAGATGCAACGATCATTCAACTATCCCAAACCAACTTCCTCAGATTGGAGATTTTCCCCCTTTAACAAACAACAGTAGTATTGCTTCTGACCCAGCATCTAACGATGCAAATGATCGAAAAATGTCCATTGAAGCACCTGCCAAGTTGCAGACTACCATGAATAGTAATGTTGTGTCCATGAGACACCGTCATAGGTCGAGTGGCGCAGTGTTGAAGCGCAGCAGTGGTATTGAGTTTCCAGTAAGTGTGAAAGAACCTATTGTTGATTCCATACCAGAACAAAACATCACGGCAGACAGGGAAAGTGCTTTAACCCCAACAAAGGTAGGAACAAGCTGGGCTGAGATCAATATTAGGAGACCATCTGGAAATAcatcatttttgttgtttggcCATCAGTTGAATTTGGTCTCTTCGCTTGCTGAAAGTGATATTAGCGATGTTGCTGCAGTATCCACTTTTCCTGCATCAGCATCGGACCTTCAAGTTTCTCAACAGGAGAAGATAAACGGACTCCCAGCTCTTTCCAAAAGTCTAGCAAAGGATGGAGACAGCGATGACAGTACAAAACAAGGTTCTCCTCTCACTCGTAATCGCAGCCATACAGTGTCGTCATCACAGGATTATGTCCAGGGAGCAGCTGCACGAGCCAGAGCGAAGAGCCGTGGCGTGGCCTCACCTAAAAGCCGGGGAAGGTTGTCAGGCCCGGTTGCATCTCCGATGAATGATCAGAGTAACCGAAACGATGCTAACCTCACTCCAGGGTTTGTATTTctgcaaatgtttcaaacTGCCATGGTGCCAGAGAGCTTGCAACGACCACTACTCCTGCCTAATACTGCTACGATAGATCGCGCTGTGCACGTCCTTGACATGATCCCACCGTATGACACTTGGGGCACTGGAGTGGTGTACGTACGTCCTGGACAAGGCGAGGTTGGCCGGGACATTTTGTGCAATCAACACGGTTCGAAAAGGTATCAGCAATTCCTGGACTCTTTGGGTTGTCTTGTTTCGCTTCCTGATTGTGACATGTCGCACACATACTTGGGCGGCTTGGACCAAGGCGGTGACGATGGCCAGTTTACTTACGTGTGGCAGGAAAATATCATGCAGATGGTCTTCCACATTGCCACCCTGATGCCAAACCATGAAAATGAGGATTCATCGAAAGTACGCCACATTGGAAACGACTATGTCACAGTGGTTTATGATGACAATGACTCGCCGCAATACGTTCCCGGTTCCATTTATCAAGGGCAATTTTTGTCAGTTGAGATTATTATCACCCCTCTAGACCTCGGCTTCAACTCGGTTCGTGTCGTTTATCATAAGGAAGAGATCAAAGATATGATGCAGATACGTGAAAAGAGAACAGTTTCTGATGAAAGACTTGGCTTGTTAGTTAGACAATTATCACTGCACGCCAACATGGCGGCTTCCGCCTATCTGCACCAGAAAAAACCCGAATATTTTATATCGAAACCGCTGTCACGCTTGAAGCAAATCAAACGCATTCGATCAAGAGCAATACAGGAACTGGCTTGTAAGAATGAATCCAGTGCGGCACGTTATAGCTCTCTAGATGAATCCTCTGCGTATCCGCTTGAAGAGTTTTCAGATTACGTTTAA
- the LOC143445416 gene encoding uncharacterized protein LOC143445416 isoform X2 translates to MPIETSGIYYRLLTVNDKNDVIESVANHFCMMDPLCISLKFSEKERYEYATYAAMFLADNTSMGAFDGDNDDQLCGVQINCSSHYASVVNVEKYLQSVSPKTKYFIRFDDFLQKVIDKFCGKNYIAGYWVSVDAAYSGRGVAQQLVVRSIKRNTISGQFNSVVGIATAPESKHIAEKYGFNLVHEMKMSDYEDESTGFNLNYDV, encoded by the exons ATGCCAATTGAAACATCCGGTATTTACTATCGACTTCTCACTGTTAATgacaaaaatgacgtcatagaatCTGTAGCAAACCATTTCTGCATGATGGATCCCCTTTGCATAAGTCTGAAATTTTCGGAGAAAGAAAGATATGAGTATGCAACCTACGCTGCT ATGTTTTTAGCCGACAACACGAGTATGGGAGCTTTTGACGGTGACAATGATGACCAACTTTGCGGAGTTCAAATCAACTGCTCCAGTCATTACGCCTCTGTTGTAAATgtggaaaaatatttgcaatctGTGTCACCAAAGACCAAGTACTTTATCAGG TTTGAcgactttttgcaaaaagtgatTGACAAATTTTGTGGCAAAAATTACATTGCAGGCTATTGGGTGTCTGTGGATGCAGCTTACTCTGGTAGAGGAGTAGCTCAACAGTTGGTGGTGAG aTCTATTAAACGGAACACCATCAGTGGACAGTTTAATTCCGTAGTGGGAATTGCTACTGCTCCAGAATCAAAACACATTGCCGAAAAATATGGCTTCAACTTAGTACATGAAATGAAGATGTCGGATTATGAAGATGAGAGTACCG GTTTCAATCTGAATTATGACGTATGA
- the LOC143445416 gene encoding uncharacterized protein LOC143445416 isoform X1 — MPIETSGIYYRLLTVNDKNDVIESVANHFCMMDPLCISLKFSEKERYEYATYAAMFLADNTSMGAFDGDNDDQLCGVQINCSSHYASVVNVEKYLQSVSPKTKYFIRFDDFLQKVIDKFCGKNYIAGYWVSVDAAYSGRGVAQQLVVRSIKRNTISGQFNSVVGIATAPESKHIAEKYGFNLVHEMKMSDYEDESTGERIFADASIASMHLVFKPLTPKANL, encoded by the exons ATGCCAATTGAAACATCCGGTATTTACTATCGACTTCTCACTGTTAATgacaaaaatgacgtcatagaatCTGTAGCAAACCATTTCTGCATGATGGATCCCCTTTGCATAAGTCTGAAATTTTCGGAGAAAGAAAGATATGAGTATGCAACCTACGCTGCT ATGTTTTTAGCCGACAACACGAGTATGGGAGCTTTTGACGGTGACAATGATGACCAACTTTGCGGAGTTCAAATCAACTGCTCCAGTCATTACGCCTCTGTTGTAAATgtggaaaaatatttgcaatctGTGTCACCAAAGACCAAGTACTTTATCAGG TTTGAcgactttttgcaaaaagtgatTGACAAATTTTGTGGCAAAAATTACATTGCAGGCTATTGGGTGTCTGTGGATGCAGCTTACTCTGGTAGAGGAGTAGCTCAACAGTTGGTGGTGAG aTCTATTAAACGGAACACCATCAGTGGACAGTTTAATTCCGTAGTGGGAATTGCTACTGCTCCAGAATCAAAACACATTGCCGAAAAATATGGCTTCAACTTAGTACATGAAATGAAGATGTCGGATTATGAAGATGAGAGTACCGGTGAAAGAATATTTGCCGATGCAAGCATTGCATCTATGCATCTCGTGTTTAAGCCGCTGACACCCAAAGCTAATTTGTAA
- the LOC143445416 gene encoding uncharacterized protein LOC143445416 isoform X3 has protein sequence MFLADNTSMGAFDGDNDDQLCGVQINCSSHYASVVNVEKYLQSVSPKTKYFIRFDDFLQKVIDKFCGKNYIAGYWVSVDAAYSGRGVAQQLVVRSIKRNTISGQFNSVVGIATAPESKHIAEKYGFNLVHEMKMSDYEDESTGERIFADASIASMHLVFKPLTPKANL, from the exons ATGTTTTTAGCCGACAACACGAGTATGGGAGCTTTTGACGGTGACAATGATGACCAACTTTGCGGAGTTCAAATCAACTGCTCCAGTCATTACGCCTCTGTTGTAAATgtggaaaaatatttgcaatctGTGTCACCAAAGACCAAGTACTTTATCAGG TTTGAcgactttttgcaaaaagtgatTGACAAATTTTGTGGCAAAAATTACATTGCAGGCTATTGGGTGTCTGTGGATGCAGCTTACTCTGGTAGAGGAGTAGCTCAACAGTTGGTGGTGAG aTCTATTAAACGGAACACCATCAGTGGACAGTTTAATTCCGTAGTGGGAATTGCTACTGCTCCAGAATCAAAACACATTGCCGAAAAATATGGCTTCAACTTAGTACATGAAATGAAGATGTCGGATTATGAAGATGAGAGTACCGGTGAAAGAATATTTGCCGATGCAAGCATTGCATCTATGCATCTCGTGTTTAAGCCGCTGACACCCAAAGCTAATTTGTAA
- the LOC143446584 gene encoding uncharacterized protein LOC143446584, with translation MKRIKPMHSTAFTNRPCDLYDQSVNPNSHNSFSSAHQQSFNYQVRPYPTFFVQQQSTIPQQQSIALQQSSVFLEEAFSNQLSKPTQCEWMIPSQEGSRVCGLIFEDMQAFVHHITCHHVGGPEQSDHTCYWRKCKRHLKAFKAKYKLVNHIRVHTGEKPSKCSYCGKRFGRRENLKIHKRTHTGEKPFPCKYPGCNRLFANSSDRKKHSYMHNEGKLYVCKYKGCDRSYTHPSSLRKHIRMHKANGDVMSGDNSPIIFYRPLSTESASHSTAVEDPDVTSILQLLMSSPEPAQSGIDYVSNDVGQEFGLSEMLSGEVDPLWPLEEGFTQQADFSQDYSSDCIQPPNQSFSSFDPIFGI, from the exons atgaaaagaatCAAGCCAATGCATTCAACAGCCTTTACCAACCGTCCGTGTGATCTTTATGACCAAAGTGTTAACCCGAACTCTCATAATTCATTCTCGTCTGCTCACCAACAATCGTTCAACTATCAGGTCCGTCCTTACCCGACATTCTTTGTACAACAACAGTCAACCATACCACAACAGCAATCAATCGCCCTACAACAATCGTCAGTCTTTCTAGAAGAAGCTTTTTCCAACCAACTTTCGAAACCGACTCAGTGCGAATGGATGATCCCGAGCCAGGAGGGCAGCAGAGTGTGCGGATTAATCTTCGAAGACATGCAAGCGTTTGTCCACCACATCACTTGTCATCACGTCGGAGGACCGGAGCAAAGCGACCACACTTGCTACTGGCGTAAATGCAAACGTCATTTGAAAGCTTTCAAGGCCAAGTACAAGCTGGTTAACCACATCCGAGTTCACACTGGAGAGAAACCGTCCAAATGCTCCTACTGCGGAAAGCGCTTTGGTCGTAGGGAAAATCTCAAAATCCATAaaagaactcacacag GCGAAAAACCATTTCCATGCAAATATCCTGGGTGTAATCGACTATTTGCCAACAGTTCTGATCGGAAAAAGCACAGCTACATGCACAATGAAGGAAAGTTATATGTTTGCAAG TACAAAGGATGTGATCGCAGCTACACCCACCCCAGTTCGTTACGTAAGCACATACGTATGCACAAAGCAAACGGTGACGTCATGAGTGGCGATAACTCGCCAATCATCTTTTATCGACCCCTGTCGACAGAAAGCGCAAGTCACTCAACTGCTGTTGAAGATCCTGACGTCACATCGATCCTCCAATTGCTCATGTCTTCTCCGGAACCGGCGCAATCAGGCATCGACTACGTGTCAAATGACGTCGGTCAAGAATTTGGGTTGAGCGAAATGCTGTCCGGCGAGGTGGATCCTCTATGGCCCCTGGAGGAGGGCTTCACTCAACAGGCAGATTTCTCCCAGGATTATTCTTCCGACTGCATTCAGCCACCCAACCAGTCATTTTCCTCATTTGACCCCATATTCggcatttaa